DNA from Chitinophaga pendula:
CGCAAAATTAATGAACTCGGCGATAATACCGTAATAATTAATAGGCAATTAAACAGTTAACCAGCAACGGGCATTATTTAACAGCTGGTGCAGACTGTAAGGAATCCTGGTGCATAATCGTACTGGAATCCATCGTAGATGTGGCTGGTGGTATATAGTTAGGAATGATACTCTCAAATGTCAGCGATATCTTCCATTGACCCTTCTCCTTGATCAACTGCAACATCTCTTTCTGGCTGGAAGATGAATTAAGTACCGTTACAGTAGCCTTATCCCCGTTCTCCTGTGTATCTATCACTTCTATCTTTGCCTTCTTGATCTTATCCCGCTCCGCATCATTCCTGCGCGCATCAAAAATAGAATATAATTGAATGATCTGTTGCGACTCCTTCGTAGCATACTCCCTTGCCTGGTCAAAGTTAGACTCCTGGATAGCATGCATAAACTCCAGCGCCACTTCCTGAGGAGCAGCCCGTTTTTTACAAGCAATCAACAATGTACCTGAAAACAGCAGCAGTGTAAGAAATCGCCAAAAATTGGTCATGCGGTTGATAAGTTAAAATATCATGAACAAAAATAGGGGGAAAGATTGATATCTGCAAAGCTATTAGCAAATAGGCAATGACCACCTGCAGGCGGTCATCCTACTGCTGGAATGGGCAGCTATAACTATCTCTAACCCTTTTGCCTCAATTGCAGAGGCTGTTAAGGAAGTGTTAATTGTGTACTGGCGGGCTGTTTATGCGGGAATAGCCGTAGTCGTTCGTAAGCGTGTTAGTGACTTTCTTCACGTTCTTTAGCGGCATCATATGCTCGTATGATCGCCTTTACTAACCGGTGTCTCACTACATCCTCTTCATCCAGCTGCACATACCCGATACCGTCAATGTTCTTCAATATCCGGCCGGCCTTCTCCAATCCCGAACGTTGATTTTTGGGAAGATCTATCTGCGTAAGGTCCCCCGTAATAATTGCTTTGGCAGAGGCCCCGATCCTCGTCAGAAACATCTTCAACTGTAGATCGGTGGCATTCTGGGCTTCATCCAGAATAATAAATGAATTGTCTAACGTACGTCCACGCATATACGCGAGAGGGGCAATCTCAATGACCCT
Protein-coding regions in this window:
- a CDS encoding DUF4878 domain-containing protein, which gives rise to MTNFWRFLTLLLFSGTLLIACKKRAAPQEVALEFMHAIQESNFDQAREYATKESQQIIQLYSIFDARRNDAERDKIKKAKIEVIDTQENGDKATVTVLNSSSSQKEMLQLIKEKGQWKISLTFESIIPNYIPPATSTMDSSTIMHQDSLQSAPAVK